A single region of the Streptomyces virginiae genome encodes:
- a CDS encoding HAD family hydrolase has protein sequence MTVLVASDLDRTLIYSTAALGLTMPDPVAPRLLCVEVHESKPLSYMTETAAGLLAELTADPSVVFVPTTTRTRKQYQRIRFPGRPAPYAICANGGQLLVDGVPDRDWRRLVAARLAEECAPLEEVHQHLLAVADPAWLRKARLAEDLFAYLVVERDLVPDEWLKSLTAWAEARGWTVSLQGRKIYAVPRPLTKSAAMREVARRTGATTTLAAGDSLLDADLLLAADAGWRPGHGELADAAWTAPSVTALATAGVLAGEEIVRAFAQEAARLGRLDA, from the coding sequence GTGACTGTCCTCGTAGCCAGTGATCTCGACCGTACGCTCATCTACTCGACGGCCGCCCTCGGCCTGACCATGCCCGACCCGGTGGCCCCGCGGCTGCTGTGCGTGGAGGTCCACGAGAGCAAGCCGCTGTCCTACATGACGGAGACGGCGGCGGGACTGCTGGCGGAGCTGACGGCCGATCCTTCGGTGGTCTTCGTCCCCACCACCACCCGGACCCGCAAGCAGTACCAGCGCATCCGCTTCCCCGGCCGCCCGGCCCCGTACGCCATCTGCGCCAACGGCGGGCAGCTGCTCGTCGACGGGGTACCGGACCGGGACTGGCGGCGGCTGGTCGCCGCCCGCCTGGCCGAGGAGTGCGCCCCCCTGGAGGAGGTGCACCAGCACCTGCTGGCCGTGGCCGACCCGGCCTGGCTGCGCAAGGCGCGCCTCGCGGAGGACCTCTTCGCGTACCTCGTCGTGGAGCGGGACCTGGTCCCGGACGAATGGCTGAAGTCCCTGACGGCATGGGCCGAGGCCCGCGGCTGGACGGTCTCCCTCCAGGGCCGGAAGATCTACGCGGTCCCGCGCCCGCTCACCAAGAGCGCGGCGATGCGCGAGGTCGCCCGCCGTACCGGAGCCACCACCACCCTCGCGGCCGGCGACTCGCTGCTGGACGCGGACCTGCTGCTGGCGGCGGACGCCGGCTGGCGCCCGGGCCACGGCGAACTGGCCGACGCGGCCTGGACCGCGCCGTCGGTGACCGCGCTGGCCACGGCGGGCGTCCTGGCGGGCGAGGAAATCGTGCGCGCATTCGCCCAGGAGGCCGCCCGACTGGGCAGACTGGACGCATGA
- a CDS encoding phosphoribosyltransferase, with amino-acid sequence MTRKGKTIEAVWSGTWVADRLGVSLEDSGDGPRLTELLGLALRRNPKRAHLLVSQVLGKHVPQSPEVVYAAGFGLGERVWELLGEEGAAAAVVLGYAETATGLGHCVADGLGPAPYLHSTRRPVAGVEQAGGFEEAHSHATSHLLLPEDPRLLAGAGPLVLVDDEFSTGNTVLNTIRDLHARHPRSHYVVVALVDMRSPADRDRLTAFAAELGARVDLIALASGTVSLPDGVLAKGQALVEEYEARAERHEPPRLPGGGAHDEAPVDGPWPITRVDLDWPVGVPDGGRHGFTPAHRTALEAALPALAGRLTAALGTEPGRVLVLGNEELMYAPLRLAKALEEAGAAREVRFSTTTRSPVLAVDDPGYAIRTRLVFPAHDAPADGPGDRYAYNVRGTDGAGFDAVVAVVDSVGDTPELHTGLLAALAPHTGHVVLAVVPSYTPDRREPKPIMTAPTERTAPTERTEQTAPTERTEQTAPTERTEQTAPSEQTEPTGSTPAILREPLRGPAFSSYAPEDVGWLLQDFSDVELEAPTEEREEAIQAGGAHYAESLPVEYQPSPQYQELYASALTASAARVARAVGTVTETVLAERSPSPVLVSLARAGTPVGVLMRRWARARHGLDLPHYAVSIVRGRGIDANALRWLAAHHDPADIVFVDGWTGKGAITRELKVALREFPGFDPEIVVLADPGSCVPTYGTREDFLIPSACLNSTVSGLISRTVLRSDLVGPADFHGAKFYRELAGADVSVAFVDTVAAHFDEVADAVDAEVKELLAADRTPTWEGWAAVERISEEYGIHDVNLVKPGVGETTRVLLRRVPWKILAQRGAGADLDHVRLLAEQRGVPVEEVDGLPYTCVGLIHPRYTRGATGADGKAVASK; translated from the coding sequence ATGACGAGGAAAGGCAAGACGATCGAAGCGGTGTGGTCGGGTACCTGGGTCGCGGACCGGCTGGGCGTGAGCCTGGAGGATTCCGGTGACGGTCCGCGGCTGACGGAGCTGCTCGGACTGGCCCTGCGGCGCAACCCCAAGCGCGCCCACCTGCTGGTCTCGCAGGTCCTCGGCAAGCACGTCCCGCAGTCCCCGGAGGTCGTGTACGCGGCGGGCTTCGGCCTCGGCGAACGCGTATGGGAACTGCTCGGCGAGGAGGGCGCCGCCGCTGCCGTGGTCCTCGGCTACGCCGAGACCGCCACCGGCCTCGGCCACTGCGTCGCCGACGGCCTCGGCCCGGCCCCCTACCTGCACTCCACCCGCCGCCCCGTGGCCGGCGTGGAGCAGGCCGGCGGCTTCGAGGAGGCGCACTCGCACGCCACCTCGCACCTGCTGCTGCCCGAGGACCCGCGGCTGCTCGCCGGCGCCGGACCGCTGGTCCTCGTCGACGACGAGTTCTCCACCGGCAACACGGTCCTGAACACCATCCGCGACCTGCACGCCCGCCACCCGCGCTCGCACTACGTCGTCGTCGCCCTCGTCGACATGCGCTCGCCCGCCGACCGTGACCGGCTCACCGCCTTCGCCGCCGAGCTGGGCGCGCGCGTGGACCTGATCGCCCTCGCCTCGGGCACCGTTTCCCTCCCGGACGGTGTCCTGGCCAAGGGCCAGGCGCTGGTCGAGGAGTACGAGGCGCGGGCCGAGCGGCATGAGCCCCCGCGGCTTCCGGGGGGCGGGGCCCACGACGAAGCCCCGGTGGACGGCCCGTGGCCGATCACCCGCGTCGACCTGGACTGGCCGGTGGGGGTGCCCGACGGCGGACGCCACGGCTTCACCCCCGCCCACCGCACGGCGCTGGAGGCCGCTCTCCCCGCGCTGGCCGGCCGACTCACCGCCGCGCTCGGCACCGAACCCGGGCGGGTCCTCGTACTCGGCAACGAGGAGCTGATGTACGCACCGCTGCGCCTCGCCAAGGCCCTGGAGGAGGCGGGGGCGGCCCGCGAGGTCCGCTTCTCCACCACCACCCGGTCGCCCGTCCTGGCCGTCGACGACCCCGGCTACGCCATCCGCACCCGGCTGGTCTTCCCGGCCCACGACGCCCCGGCCGACGGCCCCGGCGACCGCTACGCCTACAACGTCCGCGGAACGGACGGCGCCGGTTTCGACGCCGTCGTCGCCGTCGTGGACTCGGTCGGGGACACCCCCGAGCTGCACACCGGACTGCTGGCGGCCCTCGCCCCGCACACCGGCCACGTCGTCCTGGCCGTCGTCCCGTCCTACACACCCGACCGGCGGGAGCCGAAGCCGATCATGACCGCACCGACCGAGCGGACCGCACCGACCGAGCGGACCGAGCAGACCGCACCGACCGAGCGGACCGAGCAGACCGCACCGACCGAGCGGACCGAGCAGACCGCACCGAGCGAGCAGACCGAGCCGACCGGGTCGACGCCGGCGATCCTGCGCGAGCCCCTGCGCGGCCCCGCCTTCTCCTCGTACGCCCCCGAGGACGTCGGCTGGCTGCTCCAGGACTTCTCCGACGTCGAGCTGGAGGCGCCGACGGAGGAGCGCGAGGAAGCGATACAGGCGGGCGGGGCGCACTACGCCGAGTCCCTGCCCGTCGAGTACCAGCCCTCCCCCCAGTACCAGGAGCTGTACGCGAGCGCGCTGACCGCCTCCGCCGCCCGCGTGGCCCGGGCCGTCGGCACGGTCACCGAGACCGTCCTCGCCGAACGCTCCCCGTCCCCGGTCCTCGTCTCCCTGGCCCGCGCCGGCACCCCCGTGGGCGTCCTGATGCGCCGCTGGGCCCGCGCCCGCCACGGCCTGGACCTCCCGCACTACGCCGTCTCCATCGTGCGCGGCCGCGGCATCGACGCCAACGCCCTGCGCTGGCTGGCCGCCCACCACGACCCGGCCGACATCGTCTTCGTCGACGGCTGGACCGGCAAGGGCGCCATCACCCGCGAGCTGAAGGTCGCCCTGCGGGAGTTCCCGGGCTTCGACCCGGAGATCGTCGTCCTCGCCGACCCCGGCTCCTGCGTGCCCACGTACGGCACCCGGGAGGACTTCCTGATCCCCTCCGCCTGTCTCAATTCCACGGTCTCCGGTCTCATCTCGCGTACGGTGCTGAGGTCCGACCTGGTCGGTCCCGCCGACTTCCACGGCGCGAAGTTCTACCGCGAGCTCGCCGGAGCCGATGTCTCCGTCGCCTTCGTCGACACCGTCGCCGCCCACTTCGACGAGGTGGCCGACGCCGTCGACGCGGAGGTCAAGGAGCTCCTCGCGGCCGACCGGACCCCCACCTGGGAGGGCTGGGCGGCCGTCGAGCGGATCAGCGAGGAGTACGGCATCCACGACGTGAACCTCGTCAAGCCCGGCGTCGGCGAGACCACCCGGGTCCTGCTGCGCCGCGTCCCGTGGAAGATCCTGGCGCAGCGCGGCGCCGGGGCCGACCTGGACCACGTACGGCTGCTCGCCGAGCAGCGCGGCGTCCCGGTGGAAGAGGTCGACGGGCTGCCCTACACGTGCGTAGGACTCATCCACCCCCGATACACGCGCGGCGCCACCGGCGCCGACGGAAAGGCTGTGGCCTCGAAGTGA
- a CDS encoding HpcH/HpaI aldolase/citrate lyase family protein — MRHFGHISPTVRKDLFHQEPAEFTGASPSRVLAAALGATLYSPATRPTLAADIRKQAGRGVVSMVLCLEDSISDGDVTGAEENLVRHFCELDTDGGELPLLFIRVRTPEQIPDLVRRLGGSVRRLAGFVLPKFDEKRGIAFLEAVAEAEAIAGVPRLYAMPVLETPDLLHLETRVEALAGISRTVNSHRERVLALRLGVTDFCSAYGLRRTPDMTAYDVQIVAGVIADVVNVLSRADGTGFTVTGPVWEYFRSQQRLFKPQLRRSPFLEEGVEELRTALIEHDLDGLLREIELDRANGLLGKTCIHPAHVTPVHALSVVSHEEFCDAQDILRPERGGGGVMRSAYTNKMNEVKPHRAWAERTMLRAEVFGVAKEEVGFVDLLTAGLRV, encoded by the coding sequence ATGCGTCACTTTGGGCACATATCGCCCACCGTCCGTAAGGACCTCTTCCACCAGGAACCGGCGGAATTCACCGGAGCCTCGCCTTCCCGCGTCCTCGCGGCGGCACTGGGAGCCACGCTCTACAGCCCGGCCACCCGGCCCACGCTCGCGGCCGACATCCGTAAGCAGGCCGGCCGCGGGGTCGTCTCGATGGTCCTCTGCCTGGAGGATTCCATCAGCGACGGCGATGTCACCGGGGCCGAGGAGAACCTCGTCCGGCACTTCTGCGAGCTCGACACGGACGGCGGCGAGCTCCCGCTGCTCTTCATCCGGGTCCGCACGCCCGAGCAGATACCCGACCTGGTGCGCCGGCTCGGCGGCTCCGTACGACGCCTGGCCGGATTCGTACTCCCGAAGTTCGACGAGAAGCGGGGTATCGCCTTCCTGGAGGCCGTCGCCGAGGCGGAGGCCATCGCCGGGGTACCCCGCCTGTATGCCATGCCCGTCCTGGAGACCCCGGACCTCCTGCACCTCGAAACCCGCGTCGAGGCCCTCGCCGGTATCTCCCGCACGGTCAACAGCCACCGCGAGCGCGTCCTGGCGCTACGGCTCGGCGTGACGGACTTCTGCTCGGCCTACGGCCTGCGGCGCACGCCCGACATGACCGCGTACGACGTCCAGATCGTCGCGGGCGTCATCGCGGACGTCGTCAACGTGCTCAGCCGTGCCGACGGCACCGGCTTCACGGTGACCGGACCCGTCTGGGAGTACTTCCGCAGCCAGCAGCGCCTCTTCAAGCCCCAGCTGCGCCGCAGCCCCTTCCTGGAGGAGGGCGTGGAGGAACTGCGTACCGCCCTGATCGAGCACGACCTGGACGGACTGCTGCGCGAGATCGAGCTGGACCGGGCCAACGGACTGCTCGGCAAGACCTGCATCCACCCCGCCCACGTCACGCCCGTGCACGCGCTGTCGGTGGTCTCGCACGAGGAGTTCTGCGACGCGCAGGACATCCTGCGGCCCGAGCGCGGCGGCGGCGGAGTGATGCGCAGCGCCTACACGAACAAGATGAACGAGGTGAAGCCCCACCGGGCCTGGGCCGAGCGCACGATGCTGCGCGCCGAGGTCTTCGGGGTGGCGAAGGAGGAGGTCGGCTTCGTCGACCTGCTCACGGCCGGGCTCCGGGTGTGA
- a CDS encoding TerD family protein — MTHAMQKGSNIPVAAVAVRAVLRWTGGPEVPDVDASALLVGPDGRVRSDEDFVFYNQPRHPSGAVWRLGKKQIGDAITDAVQADLRTVTPTVDRILVVASAEDVPFQRVHDLRILLYDATATGGSEPLAYFDVRPETGAETALICGELYRRGEGWKFRALGEGYSDGLVGLATDHGISVDENAAAEADASPAAGVGAGPGTGPASEQTAMMAPPTQAPPPVQPAYGYPQPVSPAPVPGPGGDPSFRLPVQGPQFIRR; from the coding sequence ATGACGCACGCGATGCAGAAGGGCTCGAACATCCCGGTGGCCGCCGTGGCGGTCCGGGCGGTGCTGCGCTGGACCGGCGGCCCCGAGGTGCCGGACGTGGACGCCTCGGCGCTGCTCGTCGGCCCGGACGGCCGGGTGCGTTCGGACGAGGACTTCGTCTTCTACAACCAGCCCCGGCACCCCTCGGGGGCCGTCTGGCGACTCGGCAAGAAGCAGATCGGTGACGCGATCACCGACGCCGTGCAGGCGGACCTGCGCACGGTGACGCCGACGGTGGACCGGATCCTGGTGGTCGCCTCCGCCGAGGACGTTCCGTTCCAGCGGGTCCACGACCTGCGGATCCTCCTCTACGACGCCACCGCGACCGGCGGCTCCGAACCGCTGGCCTACTTCGACGTACGGCCCGAGACCGGCGCCGAGACGGCGCTGATCTGCGGGGAGCTGTACCGGCGGGGCGAGGGGTGGAAGTTCCGGGCGCTCGGCGAGGGCTACTCCGACGGACTGGTGGGGCTGGCGACCGACCACGGGATCTCGGTCGACGAGAACGCCGCCGCCGAGGCGGACGCGAGCCCCGCGGCGGGCGTCGGTGCCGGCCCTGGCACCGGGCCCGCCTCCGAGCAGACGGCGATGATGGCCCCGCCCACGCAGGCCCCGCCGCCCGTCCAGCCCGCCTACGGGTACCCGCAGCCGGTGTCCCCGGCCCCGGTGCCGGGTCCGGGCGGCGATCCGTCCTTCCGGCTGCCGGTGCAGGGCCCGCAGTTCATCCGACGCTGA
- a CDS encoding TerD family protein yields MGFFDGIMGSRAVQFQSGSASSNAIELTKRHSTVSLTKQGAVHGNLRVNLSWRMRTSDIGGRSGQSGQLFRHPFKLFKPDMVQAHTQGMVNVDLDMGCLYELEDGTRGAVQPLGNLLGDLNDPPYVKLSGDDRFGSASGETLYVNLDHADEIKRLLVFVYIYDQTPAFDRTHAMVTLYPVTGPRIEIPLDERHPQARSCAVVSLEKVKGELVVRREVKFVYGFQAELDRLYGWGLQWGRGYKSTKS; encoded by the coding sequence ATGGGCTTCTTCGACGGCATCATGGGCAGCCGGGCCGTGCAGTTCCAGTCGGGCAGTGCCTCGTCGAACGCGATCGAGCTGACCAAGCGACATTCGACGGTGTCGCTCACCAAACAGGGGGCCGTCCACGGCAATCTGCGCGTCAATCTGTCCTGGCGCATGCGCACCTCGGACATCGGCGGCCGCTCGGGGCAGAGCGGCCAGCTCTTCCGGCACCCGTTCAAGCTGTTCAAGCCGGACATGGTGCAGGCGCACACCCAGGGCATGGTCAATGTCGACCTCGACATGGGCTGCCTGTACGAGCTGGAGGACGGCACACGCGGCGCCGTACAGCCGCTGGGGAACCTGCTGGGCGACCTCAACGACCCGCCGTACGTGAAGCTCAGCGGGGATGACCGGTTCGGCTCGGCGTCGGGGGAGACCCTCTACGTCAATCTCGACCACGCCGACGAGATCAAGCGGCTGCTGGTCTTCGTCTACATCTACGACCAGACGCCGGCCTTCGACCGTACGCACGCCATGGTGACCCTCTACCCCGTGACGGGGCCGCGGATCGAGATCCCGCTGGACGAGCGGCACCCGCAGGCCCGGTCCTGCGCGGTCGTCTCCCTGGAGAAGGTCAAGGGCGAGCTCGTGGTGCGGCGCGAGGTGAAGTTCGTGTACGGGTTCCAGGCCGAGCTGGACCGGCTGTACGGCTGGGGGCTCCAGTGGGGGCGGGGCTACAAGAGCACCAAGAGCTGA
- a CDS encoding DUF475 domain-containing protein has product MVLKTFGWSFAITALGLVAAVFYGGWQAFGIVAILSVLEISLSFDNAVVNAGILKKMNAFWQKIFLTIGVLIAVFGMRLVFPVVIVAISAKIGPIEAVELALNDKEMYEQLVTDAHPSIAAFGGMFLLMIFLDFIFEDRDIKWLAWLERPLAKLGKVDMLSACIALIVLVIASMTVGANAHQHGGIHVDKAQTVLISGILGLITYMVVGGLSGYFENKLEEEEEAEHEAEEEAKRTGKPVSAVAMAGKAAFFMFLYLEVLDASFSFDGVIGAFAITNDIVLMALGLGIGAMYVRSLTVYLVRQGTLDDYVYLEHGAHYAIGALAVILLVTIQYEINEIITGLVGVLLIGWSFWSSVRRNKRLELEGSTAEA; this is encoded by the coding sequence GTGGTTCTCAAAACCTTCGGCTGGTCGTTCGCAATCACTGCGCTCGGTCTGGTCGCAGCGGTGTTCTACGGGGGGTGGCAGGCCTTCGGAATCGTGGCGATCCTGTCGGTCCTCGAGATCTCGCTGTCTTTCGACAACGCGGTGGTCAACGCCGGAATCCTGAAGAAGATGAATGCCTTCTGGCAGAAGATCTTCCTCACCATCGGCGTCCTCATCGCGGTCTTCGGTATGCGACTGGTCTTCCCCGTCGTGATCGTCGCGATCAGCGCCAAGATCGGGCCCATCGAGGCCGTGGAGCTTGCCCTCAACGACAAGGAGATGTACGAGCAGCTGGTCACGGACGCCCACCCGTCCATCGCCGCGTTCGGTGGCATGTTCCTGTTGATGATCTTCCTCGATTTCATCTTCGAGGACCGTGACATCAAGTGGCTCGCGTGGCTGGAGCGTCCGCTCGCCAAGCTCGGCAAGGTCGACATGCTGTCCGCCTGCATCGCGCTGATCGTCCTGGTCATCGCCTCGATGACCGTGGGGGCCAACGCCCACCAGCACGGTGGCATCCATGTGGACAAGGCGCAGACCGTCCTGATCTCCGGCATCCTCGGCCTGATCACCTACATGGTCGTCGGTGGTCTCTCCGGCTACTTCGAGAACAAGCTCGAGGAAGAGGAAGAGGCCGAGCACGAGGCCGAGGAAGAGGCCAAGAGGACCGGCAAGCCCGTTTCGGCCGTCGCCATGGCCGGCAAGGCCGCCTTCTTCATGTTCCTCTACCTCGAAGTCCTCGACGCCTCCTTCTCCTTCGACGGGGTCATCGGCGCCTTCGCCATCACCAACGACATCGTGCTGATGGCACTCGGCCTCGGTATCGGTGCCATGTACGTCCGTTCGCTGACGGTCTACCTGGTCCGCCAGGGCACCCTCGACGACTACGTGTACCTGGAGCACGGCGCGCACTACGCGATCGGCGCCCTCGCCGTGATCCTGCTCGTCACCATCCAGTACGAGATCAACGAGATCATCACCGGTCTCGTCGGCGTGCTGCTCATCGGATGGTCCTTCTGGTCCTCCGTGCGCCGCAACAAGCGGCTGGAACTGGAGGGTTCCACCGCCGAGGCATGA
- a CDS encoding TerD family protein: MGVTLAKGGNVSLSKAAPNLTRVLIGLGWDARSTTGADFDLDASALLCNSGRVLGDEYFVFYNNLKSPDGSVEHTGDNLTGEGEGDDESIIIDLTKVPQAVDKIVFPVSIHDADSRRQSFGQVSNAFIRVVNQADGQELARYDLSEDASSETAMIFGEVYRYGGEWKFRAVGQGYASGLRGIALDFGVNVS, from the coding sequence ATGGGCGTCACACTCGCCAAGGGGGGCAATGTCTCCCTCTCCAAGGCCGCACCGAATCTCACCAGGGTTCTGATCGGTCTCGGATGGGACGCGCGCTCGACCACGGGAGCCGACTTCGACCTCGACGCCAGCGCGCTGCTGTGCAACAGCGGCCGGGTGCTGGGGGACGAGTACTTCGTCTTCTACAACAACCTGAAGAGCCCCGACGGCTCCGTCGAACACACGGGGGATAACCTCACCGGCGAGGGTGAAGGCGACGACGAGTCGATCATCATCGACCTCACCAAGGTGCCGCAGGCCGTGGACAAGATCGTCTTCCCGGTCTCGATCCACGACGCGGACTCCCGCCGGCAGAGCTTCGGCCAGGTCAGCAATGCCTTCATCCGTGTGGTGAACCAGGCCGACGGTCAGGAGCTGGCCCGCTACGACCTCTCCGAGGACGCGTCCAGCGAGACCGCGATGATCTTCGGCGAGGTCTACCGGTACGGGGGTGAATGGAAGTTCCGTGCGGTGGGGCAGGGGTACGCGTCGGGGCTCCGAGGCATCGCTCTAGACTTCGGGGTCAACGTTTCGTAA
- a CDS encoding TerD family protein, producing MGVSLSKGGNVSLTKAAPNLTAVIVGLGWDARTTTGVDFDLDASAILTSDQGKVTSDANFVFFNNLKSPDGSVEHTGDNTTGEGEGDDEAIKVNLAGVPADVAKIVFPVSIYEAESRQQSFGQVRNAYIRVVNQADNSELARYDLSEDASTETAMVFGELYRNGAEWKFRAIGQGYASGLRGIAQDFGVNV from the coding sequence GTGGGAGTCAGCCTCAGCAAGGGCGGCAACGTCTCGCTGACCAAGGCCGCGCCTAACCTGACGGCGGTCATCGTCGGTCTGGGCTGGGATGCTCGCACCACCACCGGTGTCGACTTCGACCTCGACGCCAGCGCGATCCTGACCAGCGACCAGGGCAAGGTCACCAGCGACGCGAACTTCGTCTTCTTCAACAACCTGAAGAGCCCCGACGGCTCGGTGGAGCACACCGGTGACAACACCACCGGTGAGGGCGAGGGCGACGACGAGGCCATCAAGGTCAACCTGGCCGGCGTCCCGGCCGACGTCGCGAAGATCGTCTTCCCGGTCTCGATCTACGAGGCCGAGAGCCGCCAGCAGAGCTTCGGCCAGGTCCGCAACGCGTACATCCGCGTGGTGAACCAGGCCGACAACAGCGAGCTCGCTCGTTACGACCTCTCCGAGGACGCCTCGACCGAGACCGCCATGGTCTTCGGTGAGCTGTACCGCAACGGTGCGGAGTGGAAGTTCCGCGCCATCGGCCAGGGTTACGCATCGGGCCTGCGCGGCATCGCGCAGGACTTCGGCGTCAACGTCTGA
- a CDS encoding peroxiredoxin, with amino-acid sequence MAIEVGDKAPDFELKDNHGRTVRLADFRGEKAVVLLFYPFAFTGVCTGELCELRDQLPRFQNDDVQLLAVSNDSVPTLRVFGEQEGLEYPLLSDFWPHGETSRAYGVFDEDKGCAVRGTFIIDKDGVVRWTVVNGLPDARDLNEYIKALDSL; translated from the coding sequence ATGGCGATCGAGGTCGGCGACAAGGCCCCGGACTTCGAGCTCAAGGACAACCACGGCCGGACCGTGCGGCTCGCCGACTTCCGGGGCGAGAAGGCGGTCGTGCTGCTCTTCTACCCGTTCGCCTTCACCGGCGTCTGCACCGGCGAGCTGTGCGAGCTGCGCGACCAGCTCCCGCGCTTCCAGAACGACGACGTGCAGCTCCTCGCCGTCTCCAACGACTCCGTGCCCACCCTGCGGGTCTTCGGTGAGCAGGAGGGTCTGGAGTACCCGCTGCTGTCGGACTTCTGGCCGCACGGGGAGACCTCGCGCGCCTACGGCGTCTTCGACGAGGACAAGGGATGCGCGGTCCGCGGCACCTTCATCATCGACAAGGACGGCGTCGTGCGCTGGACTGTCGTCAACGGACTGCCCGACGCGCGTGACCTGAACGAGTACATCAAGGCACTCGACAGTCTCTGA
- a CDS encoding DUF3052 domain-containing protein → MSATADHAESLAARLGFQSEQVVQEIGYDDDVDQEFRDSVEKVVSELADEDYDDVADAVLLWFRDEDGDLTDALVDATELVEDGALILLLTPKTGRDGYVEASDISEAAETAGLSLAKGLPVGKEWTSTKLVTPKAAKAKR, encoded by the coding sequence GTGAGCGCGACCGCGGACCACGCGGAGAGCCTGGCCGCCCGGCTGGGTTTCCAGTCCGAACAGGTGGTCCAGGAGATCGGCTACGACGACGACGTCGATCAGGAATTCCGTGACAGCGTCGAAAAGGTCGTCAGCGAACTCGCCGACGAGGACTACGACGACGTCGCCGACGCGGTGCTGTTGTGGTTCCGCGACGAGGACGGCGACCTGACGGACGCCCTGGTCGACGCGACCGAGCTGGTCGAGGACGGCGCACTGATCCTGCTGCTGACCCCCAAGACGGGCCGTGACGGCTACGTCGAGGCCAGCGACATCAGCGAGGCCGCCGAGACGGCCGGCCTCTCCCTGGCCAAGGGCCTGCCCGTCGGCAAGGAGTGGACCTCCACCAAGCTGGTGACGCCCAAGGCGGCCAAGGCCAAGCGCTGA